The following proteins come from a genomic window of Cydia pomonella isolate Wapato2018A chromosome 28, ilCydPomo1, whole genome shotgun sequence:
- the LOC133532864 gene encoding odorant receptor 13a-like isoform X4, giving the protein MIVGMLYPTPNTEVCRVVGILTILVTMSPVCIVALLDMWNSWFRGDIINIIRHTTVIGPFLGAIFKMMLFFYSRKEAWSIIKKMDSDHARYNTLPEQHKEIARRHIQNTQYYSEKCWSITVATCVLTFPLTAVVLTFYNYTFKENPVKYMIHDIDKPFSPREDRFTSPYFEIMFFYMSYCSLFYIISFTGFDAFFGITINHACMKMELACKTMEDAMLERDRDSRHRRMLDVISEQNDLFRMVELIQETFAIWLGIIVIATMLQICNCMYQIIEGYGIDPRYLVFIVGTIAHIYLPCRYAAKLQVSALEVATHLYCCGWERVNDERARKMIVFMIARAQVPMKITAFNMFDFDMELFVSILQTSYSMFTLLRS; this is encoded by the exons ATGATCGTCGGCATGCTGTACCCTACGCCAAACACCGAAGTGTGCAGAGTAGTTGGCATCC tTACGATACTGGTGACAATGTCACCGGTATGTATCGTAGCCCTATTGGACATGTGGAACAGCTGGTTTAGAGGGGATATTATCAACATCATCCGACACACCACAGTTATTGGACCGTTCCTTGGAGCTATCTTTAAG atgATGCTGTTTTTCTACAGTAGGAAAGAAGCCTGgagcattattaaaaaaatggattCCGATCACGCTCGATACAACACCCTCCCCGAGCAACACAAAGAAATCGCCCGTCGGCACATACAAAACACTCAGTACTacag CGAAAAATGCTGGTCAATAACAGTCGCAACGTGCGTCCTAACGTTCCCGCTCACCGCCGTCGTCCTAACCTTCTACAATTATACCTTCAAAGAAAACCCAGTCAAATACATGATTCACGATATCGACAAACCGTTCTCACCGCGAGAAGACCGATTCACCTCCCCATACTTTGAAATCATGTTCTTCTATATGAGTTATTGttctttattttatatcattagTTTCACGGGTTTTGATGCGTTTTTCGGGATAACTATTAACCATGCTTGTATGAAGATGGAGTTGGCTTGTAAGACTATGGAGGACGCGATGTTGGAGAGGGATAGAGATAGTCGGCATAGGAGGATGCTGGATGTTATCTCGGAGCAGAATGACTTATTCAG GATGGTGGAGCTCATACAAGAAACTTTTGCCATATGGCTTGGAATAATCGTCATTGCAACCATGCTTCAGATTTGCAACTGCATGTACCAGATTATTGAG GGCTATGGAATTGATCCCAGATACCTAGTATTCATTGTAGGCACCATTGCTCACATATACCTTCCGTGCCGTTACGCCGCTAAATTACAAGTCAGC GCACTAGAGGTCGCCACTCATTTGTACTGCTGCGGCTGGGAGCGAGTGAACGACGAGCGAGCGCGAAAAATGATCGTCTTCATGATAGCACGCGCACAG GTCCCGATGAAAATCACAGCTTTCAACATGTTCGATTTCGACATGGAGCTGTTCGTCTCC ATATTACAAACATCTTATTCGATGTTCACGCTGCTCAGATCATAA
- the LOC133532864 gene encoding uncharacterized protein LOC133532864 isoform X2, giving the protein MIVGMLYPTPNTEVCRVVGILTILVTMSPVCIVALLDMWNSWFRGDIINIIRHTTVIGPFLGAIFKMMLFFYSRKEAWSIIKKMDSDHARYNTLPEQHKEIARRHIQNTQYYSEKCWSITVATCVLTFPLTAVVLTFYNYTFKENPVKYMIHDIDKPFSPREDRFTSPYFEIMFFYMSYCSLFYIISFTGFDAFFGITINHACMKMELACKTMEDAMLERDRDSRHRRMLDVISEQNDLFRMVELIQETFAIWLGIIVIATMLQICNCMYQIIEGYGIDPRYLVFIVGTIAHIYLPCRYAAKLQVSALEVATHLYCCGWERVNDERARKMIVFMIARAQVPMKITAFNMFDFDMELFVSVSNRHYNITRTRSISFLSTISFLMQPFIADCTFLVILIDTILITPNTMRLR; this is encoded by the exons ATGATCGTCGGCATGCTGTACCCTACGCCAAACACCGAAGTGTGCAGAGTAGTTGGCATCC tTACGATACTGGTGACAATGTCACCGGTATGTATCGTAGCCCTATTGGACATGTGGAACAGCTGGTTTAGAGGGGATATTATCAACATCATCCGACACACCACAGTTATTGGACCGTTCCTTGGAGCTATCTTTAAG atgATGCTGTTTTTCTACAGTAGGAAAGAAGCCTGgagcattattaaaaaaatggattCCGATCACGCTCGATACAACACCCTCCCCGAGCAACACAAAGAAATCGCCCGTCGGCACATACAAAACACTCAGTACTacag CGAAAAATGCTGGTCAATAACAGTCGCAACGTGCGTCCTAACGTTCCCGCTCACCGCCGTCGTCCTAACCTTCTACAATTATACCTTCAAAGAAAACCCAGTCAAATACATGATTCACGATATCGACAAACCGTTCTCACCGCGAGAAGACCGATTCACCTCCCCATACTTTGAAATCATGTTCTTCTATATGAGTTATTGttctttattttatatcattagTTTCACGGGTTTTGATGCGTTTTTCGGGATAACTATTAACCATGCTTGTATGAAGATGGAGTTGGCTTGTAAGACTATGGAGGACGCGATGTTGGAGAGGGATAGAGATAGTCGGCATAGGAGGATGCTGGATGTTATCTCGGAGCAGAATGACTTATTCAG GATGGTGGAGCTCATACAAGAAACTTTTGCCATATGGCTTGGAATAATCGTCATTGCAACCATGCTTCAGATTTGCAACTGCATGTACCAGATTATTGAG GGCTATGGAATTGATCCCAGATACCTAGTATTCATTGTAGGCACCATTGCTCACATATACCTTCCGTGCCGTTACGCCGCTAAATTACAAGTCAGC GCACTAGAGGTCGCCACTCATTTGTACTGCTGCGGCTGGGAGCGAGTGAACGACGAGCGAGCGCGAAAAATGATCGTCTTCATGATAGCACGCGCACAG GTCCCGATGAAAATCACAGCTTTCAACATGTTCGATTTCGACATGGAGCTGTTCGTCTCCGTAAGTAATCGACATTATAATATAACACGTACACGGtcaataagttttttgtcaacaatttcatttttgatgcaaccttttatcgccgactgtacttttctagTAATACTTATCGATACAATTCTaataaccccaaacacaatgagGTTGCGTTAA
- the LOC133532864 gene encoding odorant receptor 85c-like isoform X3 translates to MKSFRRKESSTLPLVPVTEELEFKPFRETYKIITFTMIVGMLYPTPNTEVCRVVGILTILVTMSPVCIVALLDMWNSWFRGDIINIIRHTTVIGPFLGAIFKMMLFFYSRKEAWSIIKKMDSDHARYNTLPEQHKEIARRHIQNTQYYSEKCWSITVATCVLTFPLTAVVLTFYNYTFKENPVKYMIHDIDKPFSPREDRFTSPYFEIMFFYMSYCSLFYIISFTGFDAFFGITINHACMKMELACKTMEDAMLERDRDSRHRRMLDVISEQNDLFRMVELIQETFAIWLGIIVIATMLQICNCMYQIIEGYGIDPRYLVFIVGTIAHIYLPCRYAAKLQVSALEVATHLYCCGWERVNDERARKMIVFMIARAQVPMKITAFNMFDFDMELFVSILQTSYSMFTLLRS, encoded by the exons ATGAAATCGTTTCGAAGGAAAGAGTCCAGCACTCTTCCATTGG ttcCAGTAACTGAGGAATTGGAGTTCAAGCCATTCCGTGAAACTTACAAGATAATCACTTTCACAATGATCGTCGGCATGCTGTACCCTACGCCAAACACTGAAGTGTGCAGAGTAGTTGGCATCC tTACGATACTGGTGACAATGTCACCGGTATGTATCGTAGCCCTATTGGACATGTGGAACAGCTGGTTTAGAGGGGATATTATCAACATCATCCGACACACCACAGTTATTGGACCGTTCCTTGGAGCTATCTTTAAG atgATGCTGTTTTTCTACAGTAGGAAAGAAGCCTGgagcattattaaaaaaatggattCCGATCACGCTCGATACAACACCCTCCCCGAGCAACACAAAGAAATCGCCCGTCGGCACATACAAAACACTCAGTACTacag CGAAAAATGCTGGTCAATAACAGTCGCAACGTGCGTCCTAACGTTCCCGCTCACCGCCGTCGTCCTAACCTTCTACAATTATACCTTCAAAGAAAACCCAGTCAAATACATGATTCACGATATCGACAAACCGTTCTCACCGCGAGAAGACCGATTCACCTCCCCATACTTTGAAATCATGTTCTTCTATATGAGTTATTGttctttattttatatcattagTTTCACGGGTTTTGATGCGTTTTTCGGGATAACTATTAACCATGCTTGTATGAAGATGGAGTTGGCTTGTAAGACTATGGAGGACGCGATGTTGGAGAGGGATAGAGATAGTCGGCATAGGAGGATGCTGGATGTTATCTCGGAGCAGAATGACTTATTCAG GATGGTGGAGCTCATACAAGAAACTTTTGCCATATGGCTTGGAATAATCGTCATTGCAACCATGCTTCAGATTTGCAACTGCATGTACCAGATTATTGAG GGCTATGGAATTGATCCCAGATACCTAGTATTCATTGTAGGCACCATTGCTCACATATACCTTCCGTGCCGTTACGCCGCTAAATTACAAGTCAGC GCACTAGAGGTCGCCACTCATTTGTACTGCTGCGGCTGGGAGCGAGTGAACGACGAGCGAGCGCGAAAAATGATCGTCTTCATGATAGCACGCGCACAG GTCCCGATGAAAATCACAGCTTTCAACATGTTCGATTTCGACATGGAGCTGTTCGTCTCC ATATTACAAACATCTTATTCGATGTTCACGCTGCTCAGATCATAA
- the LOC133532864 gene encoding uncharacterized protein LOC133532864 isoform X1, whose protein sequence is MKSFRRKESSTLPLVPVTEELEFKPFRETYKIITFTMIVGMLYPTPNTEVCRVVGILTILVTMSPVCIVALLDMWNSWFRGDIINIIRHTTVIGPFLGAIFKMMLFFYSRKEAWSIIKKMDSDHARYNTLPEQHKEIARRHIQNTQYYSEKCWSITVATCVLTFPLTAVVLTFYNYTFKENPVKYMIHDIDKPFSPREDRFTSPYFEIMFFYMSYCSLFYIISFTGFDAFFGITINHACMKMELACKTMEDAMLERDRDSRHRRMLDVISEQNDLFRMVELIQETFAIWLGIIVIATMLQICNCMYQIIEGYGIDPRYLVFIVGTIAHIYLPCRYAAKLQVSALEVATHLYCCGWERVNDERARKMIVFMIARAQVPMKITAFNMFDFDMELFVSVSNRHYNITRTRSISFLSTISFLMQPFIADCTFLVILIDTILITPNTMRLR, encoded by the exons ATGAAATCGTTTCGAAGGAAAGAGTCCAGCACTCTTCCATTGG ttcCAGTAACTGAGGAATTGGAGTTCAAGCCATTCCGTGAAACTTACAAGATAATCACTTTCACAATGATCGTCGGCATGCTGTACCCTACGCCAAACACTGAAGTGTGCAGAGTAGTTGGCATCC tTACGATACTGGTGACAATGTCACCGGTATGTATCGTAGCCCTATTGGACATGTGGAACAGCTGGTTTAGAGGGGATATTATCAACATCATCCGACACACCACAGTTATTGGACCGTTCCTTGGAGCTATCTTTAAG atgATGCTGTTTTTCTACAGTAGGAAAGAAGCCTGgagcattattaaaaaaatggattCCGATCACGCTCGATACAACACCCTCCCCGAGCAACACAAAGAAATCGCCCGTCGGCACATACAAAACACTCAGTACTacag CGAAAAATGCTGGTCAATAACAGTCGCAACGTGCGTCCTAACGTTCCCGCTCACCGCCGTCGTCCTAACCTTCTACAATTATACCTTCAAAGAAAACCCAGTCAAATACATGATTCACGATATCGACAAACCGTTCTCACCGCGAGAAGACCGATTCACCTCCCCATACTTTGAAATCATGTTCTTCTATATGAGTTATTGttctttattttatatcattagTTTCACGGGTTTTGATGCGTTTTTCGGGATAACTATTAACCATGCTTGTATGAAGATGGAGTTGGCTTGTAAGACTATGGAGGACGCGATGTTGGAGAGGGATAGAGATAGTCGGCATAGGAGGATGCTGGATGTTATCTCGGAGCAGAATGACTTATTCAG GATGGTGGAGCTCATACAAGAAACTTTTGCCATATGGCTTGGAATAATCGTCATTGCAACCATGCTTCAGATTTGCAACTGCATGTACCAGATTATTGAG GGCTATGGAATTGATCCCAGATACCTAGTATTCATTGTAGGCACCATTGCTCACATATACCTTCCGTGCCGTTACGCCGCTAAATTACAAGTCAGC GCACTAGAGGTCGCCACTCATTTGTACTGCTGCGGCTGGGAGCGAGTGAACGACGAGCGAGCGCGAAAAATGATCGTCTTCATGATAGCACGCGCACAG GTCCCGATGAAAATCACAGCTTTCAACATGTTCGATTTCGACATGGAGCTGTTCGTCTCCGTAAGTAATCGACATTATAATATAACACGTACACGGtcaataagttttttgtcaacaatttcatttttgatgcaaccttttatcgccgactgtacttttctagTAATACTTATCGATACAATTCTaataaccccaaacacaatgagGTTGCGTTAA